Proteins from a genomic interval of Brassica napus cultivar Da-Ae unplaced genomic scaffold, Da-Ae ScsIHWf_1038;HRSCAF=1454, whole genome shotgun sequence:
- the LOC125595326 gene encoding photosystem II CP47 reaction center protein yields the protein MGLPWYRVHTVVLNDPGRLLSVHIMHTALVAGWAGSMALYELAVFDPSDPVLDPMWRQGMFVIPFMTRLGITNSWGGWNITGGTITNPGLWSYEGVAAAHIVFSGLCFLAAIWHWVYWDLEIFCDERTGKPSLDLPKIFGIHLFLSGVACFGFGAFHVTGLYGPGIWVSDPYGLTGKVQPVNPAWGVEGFDPFVPGGIASHHIAAGTLGILAGLFHLSVRPPQRLYKGLRMGNIETVLSSSIAAVFFAAFIVAGTMWYGSATTPIELFGPTRYQWDQGYFQQEIYRRVSAGLAENQSVSEAWSKIPEKLAFYDYIGNNPAKGGLFRAGSMDNGDGIAVGWLGHPVFRNKEGRELFVRRMPTFFETFPVVLVDGDGIVRADVPFRRAESKYSVEQVGVTVEFYGGELNGVSYSDPATVKKYARRAQLGEIFELDRATLKSDGVFRSSPRGWFTFGHASFALLFFFGHIWHGSRTLFRDVFAGIDPDLDAQVEFGAFQKLGDPTTKRQAV from the coding sequence ATGGGTTTGCCTTGGTATCGTGTTCATACTGTTGTATTGAATGATCCCGGTCGTTTGCTTTCGGTTCATATAATGCATACTGCTCTGGTTGCTGGTTGGGCCGGTTCCATGGCTCTATATGAATTAGCTGTTTTTGATCCCTCCGACCCTGTTCTTGATCCAATGTGGAGACAAGGTATGTTCGTTATACCTTTCATGACTCGTTTAGGAATAACCAATTCATGGGGCGGTTGGAATATTACAGGAGGGACTATAACGAATCCGGGTCTTTGGAGTTACGAAGGGGTAGCCGCAGCACATATCGTGTTTTCTGGCTTGTGCTTCTTGGCAGCTATTTGGCATTGGGTATATTGGGATCTAGAAATTTTTTGTGATGAACGTACAGGAAAACCTTCTTTGGATTTGCCCAAGATTTTTggaattcatttatttctttcaggAGTGGCTTGCTTTGGTTTTGGCGCATTTCATGTAACAGGATTATATGGTCCTGGAATATGGGTATCCGACCCTTATGGACTAACCGGAAAGGTCCAACCCGTAAATCCGGCGTGGGGCGTGGAGGGTTTTGACCCTTTTGTTCCGGGAGGAATAGCCTCTCATCATATTGCAGCAGGGACGTTGGGTATATTAGCGGGCTTATTCCATCTTAGTGTTCGTCCGCCTCAACGTCTATACAAAGGATTACGTATGGGAAATATTGAAACCGTCCTTTCCAGTAGTATTGCTGCTGTCTTTTTTGCAGCTTTTATTGTTGCTGGAACTATGTGGTATGGTTCTGCAACTACTCCCATCGAATTATTTGGTCCTACTCGTTATCAATGGGATCAGGGATACTTTCAACAAGAAATATATCGAAGAGTTAGTGCCGGACTAGCTGAAAATCAAAGTGTATCAGAAGCTTGGTCTAAAATTCCTGAAAAATTagctttttatgattatattgGTAATAATCCAGCAAAAGGGGGATTATTCCGAGCGGGTTCAATGGACAATGGGGATGGAATAGCTGTTGGATGGTTAGGACACCCCGTCTTTAGAAATAAAGAAGGGCGTGAACTTTTTGTACGCCGTATGCCtactttttttgaaacatttccGGTTGTTTTGGTAGACGGAGACGGAATTGTTAGAGCCGACGTCCCGTTTAGAAGGGCAGAATCTAAATATAGTGTCGAACAAGTAGGTGTAACTGTTGAGTTTTATGGTGGTGAACTCAATGGAGTAAGTTATAGTGATCCCGCAACTGTGAAAAAATATGCTAGACGGGCTCAATTGGGTGAGATTTTTGAATTAGATCGTGCTACTTTGAAATCCGATGGTGTTTTTCGTAGCAGTCCAAGAGGTTGGTTTACTTTTGGGCATGCTTCGTTTGCTCTACTTTTCTTCTTTGGACACATTTGGCATGGTTCTAGAACCCTCTTCAGAGATGTTTTTGCTGGTATTGATCCAGATTTGGATGCTCAGGTGGAATTTGGGGCATTCCAAAAACTTGGAGATCCAACTACAAAAAGACAAGCAGTCTGA